The Arachis ipaensis cultivar K30076 chromosome B07, Araip1.1, whole genome shotgun sequence genomic interval GTGGGCTTCTCCTCCACCTTCTTCCAGGTACTCCCCACCTCTCTTTCCAAGGCGCGTGCTACGTTTTCTCGCATTTAGATATTGAATTAATAATCAATAATAGGTGGCTGTGTCACGAGGGCTTAATGGGATTGGCCTTGCACTCGTTACCCCTGCAATTCAGTCTCTTGTTGCTGACTCAACTCATGACAACAATCGCGGCATGGCTTTTGGATGGCTTCAACTCACCGGCAACATTGGTGCCATTCTTGGTGGCTTCTTCTCCATGTTGATTGCTCCCTTAACCATCATGGGCATCCCTGGTTGGAGAATTTCCTTCCATCTAGTTGGATTCATTAGTGTTCTAGTTGGTGTGCTAGTTTTCCTTTTCGCCAAGGATCCACACTTCTCGGATAATGGTAGCCGTGAACTTGAACTTGAACTTGAAGTTTCTGCGAAAATGCGCCGGAAAGACGCTGCCGGTAGAACATTCTGGTCGGAAGTGAAAAATTTATTTCAGGAAGCCAAGTCGGTTTCCAAGATTTTGTCTTTTCAGATCATTGTTGCGCAGGGTGTCACCGGTTCATTTCCCTGGTCAGCTTTGTCATTTTCACCAATGTGGCTTGAGCTTAGTGGATTTTCCCACCAGAAAACTGCATTTCTCATAGGTTTGTTTGTGGTTTCTTCATCCATTGGGGGTTTGTTTGGAGGCAAGATGGGGGACATACTTTCGAAACGGCTTCCAAACTCTGGAAGGATAATTCTGGCACAAATAAGCTCTGCATCCGCAATCCCCCTTGCAGCAATACTTTTACTGGGGTTGCCACAAAATCCATCTACTATTATACCTCATGGTT includes:
- the LOC107606137 gene encoding uncharacterized protein LOC107606137, whose translation is MAFGWLQLTGNIGAILGGFFSMLIAPLTIMGIPGWRISFHLVGFISVLVGVLVFLFAKDPHFSDNGSRELELELEVSAKMRRKDAAGRTFWSEVKNLFQEAKSVSKILSFQIIVAQGVTGSFPWSALSFSPMWLELSGFSHQKTAFLIGLFVVSSSIGGLFGGKMGDILSKRLPNSGRIILAQISSASAIPLAAILLLGLPQNPSTIIPHGLVLIIVGFCISWNAPAANNPIFAEIVPERSRTSVYAMDRSFESILSSFAPPAVGILAQHVYGYKPIPKGATVSQEILTDRENAASLAKALYTAIGIPMALCCFIYSFLYHAYPRDRERARMEALIESELQEIESPSLPLDREFEKEGLTGDFDHDGEGNTLLQRRLTFADWTNSFRNSAAG